The Solanum pennellii chromosome 7, SPENNV200 DNA segment ttggataATTGTCCTTGTATAGTTATCATTATTAAACTActaattaatttcattactCCCTCTGTCTTAGTTTATGTACTCCCCtcagtttcaaaaagaattatcttatttcctttgtagtttgtttaaaaaaagaaggatccttttccttttttgataaCACTTTAGCTTTTTAACTTTCCACATGGCATGTTTAatattaaagggcattttgatacatttgacataactttaatttagaatcataACATTAAaactcttatttcttttttttaaactccgtttcaaattaaattaaatcattcttttttaaatagaagGAGTATTATTATTGTACTActaattaatttcattactctctctctctgtcaATCAGTTTATGtaacattttttcatattttgacaATTGTCCTTGTATAGTTACCATTATTGTTAtgtaacatttttcatattttaaaaattgtccTTTATCATTATTGTACTACTACTTAATTTCATTATTCTCCTCTGTCTCAGTTTTATGTAACATTCCCtctgttttcatattttgacaATAGGTGCCACGGTGCGTATGACATGCAAGGACATGGAGACACACAACGAGACATTTACAACTGAAGGCAAAACGGATAGTATTGGCAAATATACATTGAAAGTTGAAGGTGACCATGAGAATGATATTTGTGAGGTTACATTGGTGAACAGTCCAAAAGATGATTGCAAAGAAGTTGTTCCAGATATGGTTAATAACAGAGTTATTTGCAGTAAAAATGTAGGGATGCACAATGCTGTTCGTTTTGTGAACCCATTGTTCTACCAAAAGGACAAACCAATCGATGGTTGCGCAAAACTTGTTGAGGAGATGGAGCTTGTTGATCTCTTGATTCTTGAAAATGACAAAGAAGAGAATTAAGAGAGaacatatatatagagagagagcgCTTTTGCATCATTCATCATTTATATATTAAGAAGAATATTAAATCTGTTATAATTTCTCCTTTGATGTGTAACTCAacatggaaaaattaaaaaattccaTGAATTTTCTAATGAGAAGATCAATAATAGCTTCTTAGaaattttttgtgtttgatCATCAAATCATTATCTATCTTCTTTTTCGTTTCTCACTCAATGTTtgatatatatacatcaagacTAACAGGTTATTAAAAAGTCTTCCTTAATGATAGTTTTGTTATTTCTACGCTCTATAGCCACCCATCGAAATAATACTTGATAAATACTTTTCTTTTTGTATGATAATTGATATACACATATACAAAATagtgtatatattttataaaagaaaaatgtcgGAAATATATTCGAATTTTAATCGAAATTGTTGTAAAGATACTAAACTTTGGAAATGACTTTTTGCCCCtccactatttaatagtgtattttaaaggtatatatgtgcaCGCgttgatataaaaaatattatataattataaatagtaatgtgtctACGTGGGCACACACAGTGGCGGAGCTAGAATTTTCAATAAGAGGATTTAAAATCCGTAGAAATAGACACATGAAGTAGTCAAAGAGCGTTCGATATCTACtagatatacataaaaaattaattcaattaccatgtatacataatataatttttcaccgAAGGGAATTCGGATGAACCCCCTTACTACAAGGTGGCTCCGCCCCCGGGcacatatatatctttaaatatactattaaatagtgcaagAGGATAAAAGGTGTTCCATAAATTTTGTCATCGTAACAACAATTTCGgccaaagttaaaatgttttttagaactttttccctttttctttttaatgtttaaCTAGTGCATATAATTTTTTGGGGCATTTTTTCAAGATCTTTTCCATATCGAGAATTGAACTCGAATCCCTCCATACCTGAACTTGTAGTCCCCTCCCTTTTCTCCGACTAGTTTGTTTCTGTATATACTTATCGTGTCATGATTATAAAGTTGATTTCTCAGATAATtacttaatgaattaataattgAGTGATTATTTGATAAATCACGATCATGCGAAATTAAGCCTTTTTGCACAAATGTAAGTTTCTTTAACGTTGTTCCTC contains these protein-coding regions:
- the LOC107024667 gene encoding anther-specific protein LAT52-like, which gives rise to MAKAIILLSTLCVLAVANFAVADVETFNVEGKVFCDTCRLGFVTSLSNTLEGATVRMTCKDMETHNETFTTEGKTDSIGKYTLKVEGDHENDICEVTLVNSPKDDCKEVVPDMVNNRVICSKNVGMHNAVRFVNPLFYQKDKPIDGCAKLVEEMELVDLLILENDKEEN